A single region of the Anas platyrhynchos isolate ZD024472 breed Pekin duck chromosome 6, IASCAAS_PekinDuck_T2T, whole genome shotgun sequence genome encodes:
- the LOC140002857 gene encoding maestro heat-like repeat-containing protein family member 7, giving the protein MPQPPAQRSRRFLLASSPTPEAASEGDEEGGMPPRQPRLAWQETWSSRGSNRPAEDSLLAVERTPVEAFLPEEDSSPAEDIAQAAGSRPVEESQDDVQWLDPNKAWKLCRDKAVEFIRAYVRGTEKDDEEQKMLFLSKICDLCRCVTEKGAPLNLHGFCSKHKLVENIMALLEKEPVDSLRTAFRQKAMETVALLSNTAPTALHGKKERLLNMCCKSVFFLPPESDVPETERVLYTKTMKAMDTMLEGFVLNCPIASFNIEMQNMLKVMLDFAVSKNSAVRERAVKAIERLITFIRWYLVIKITDDYENYSDDEPTELYIPILGQLLGILFIFTGDKDSIRFTALETLSHIYKIIRKGRAYSLTEDMENYAERHKNLEDTAYPFSTTSTPCEIAKGFGGHLFPAERLDIVLTALEALQDSSIHDKQGACSVLDAALEDPFYWLTDVPKTMECIRRNLGSIHTASARQCLDSLLLKLTDMMSRREVKNLLQFSPPHDSTDLAMWEVILAMPRTLEKILNIMMEDLPLRNWCTAVTEDTCIRRLALLAQNHIYEEDFGNPVHLQSYLRHPRPEMRFLVLKGLCTVSESPEKAREIQVLLPDILEALQDTNTDFMLNALPVLRYVMAHVERWKASGPALQLAEKLLPLFDHASSQVREHSICLFQAMTEAMLWQRKKEMKRTVHRSLLPLYVHMRDQSESVAKVQISELSSYVGKGVLMPQGCSGGSQNF; this is encoded by the exons atgccgcaaccgcccgcccagaggagccgccggtttctCCTTGCgagctctcccactccagaggctgcttctgaaggggatgaggagggaggcatgccccccaggcagcccaggctggcctggcaggagacctggtcttctaggggcagcaaccggccagcagaggacagcttgctggcagtggaaagaaccccagtcgaggcctttttgccggaagaggacagcagcccggcagaggacattgctcaggcagcgggcagccgcccggtagaggagagccaggacgacgtacagtggctggatccca ataaggcatggaaactgtgcagagacaaggccgtggaattcatcagggcgtatgtcagaggcacagaaaag gacgacgaggagcagaagatgctgttcctcagcaaaatctgcgatctgtgcagatgtgtcacCGAGAAGGGTGCGCCGctgaacttgcatggcttctgcagcaaacataagctggtggagaacatcatg gcgctgctggaaaaggagcccgtggacagcttgcgcacagcattccggcagaaggccatggagactgtcgccctcctcag caacaccGCGCCGACAGCACTgcatggcaaaaaggagagactcctaaacatgtgctgcaagagtgtcttctttctgcctccggagtcggatgtgccagagacagaaagagtGCTCTACaccaag actatgaaagccatggacaccatgctggagggctttGTACTCAACTGTCCCATCGCCAGTTTCAACATAGAGAtgcagaatatgttgaag gtgatgctggactttgctgtctccaaaaaCTCAGCTGTGCGTGAGAGAGCTGTGAAGGCGATTGAGAGGCTGATTACTTTCATCCGCTGGTATTTGGTGAtcaag atcacagatgactatgaaaactatagcgatgatgagcccacagagctctacatccccatcctgggacagctgctgggcatcctcttcattttcactggtgacaaagattccatcagattcacagctttagaaactctttctcacatatacaaaatcatcagaaaaggaagag CATACTCACTGACAGAGGACATGGAAAATTATGCAGAGAGACACAAGAATTTGGAGGACACAGCATACCCgttttctacaacatcaactccgtgtgaaattgccaag gggtttggaggacatctcttccctgctgagaggctggacatcgtcctcacagcccttgaagctttacaagactccagcatccatgacaagcagggggcctgcagcgtgctggacgcagccttggaggaccctttctactggctgacagat gtgccaaagaccatggagtgcatcaggagaaacctgggcagcatccacacggcatcggcgcggcagtgcctggactccctgcttctcaagCTGACCGACATGATGTCCAGGAGAGAagtcaagaacctgctgcagttctctccgccacatgacag cactgacctggccatgtgggaggtgatcctggccatgccgaggACCTTGGAGAAgattttaaacatcatgatggaagacttgccgctgcgcaACTGGTGCACCGCAGTCACCGAAGACacgtgcatccgtcgcttggct ctgctggcccagaatcacatttatgaggaggactttggtaacccagtgcacctccagagctacctgaggcacccaagaccagagatgcgctttttggttctgaaagggctctgcaccgtgtcagagagccctgagaag gcaagggaaattcaggtcttgctgccagacatcctggaggccctgcaggacaccaacacagactTCATGCTCAacgccctgcctgtgctgagatacgtgatggctcatgtggagaggtggaaggccagtggcccggctctgcagctggctgagaagctcctgccactctttgaccac gcgtccagccaggtgcgggagcactccatctgcctcttccaagccatgaCGGAGGCTATGCtgtggcaaaggaagaaggaaatgaagaggacagttcacaggagccttctcccactctacgttcacatgagagaccagagtgagagcgtagcaaaggtacagatctcagagctgagcagttatgtgggcaagggtgtgctgatgccacagggttgctctgggggatcacagaatttctag